DNA sequence from the Sporolituus thermophilus DSM 23256 genome:
AGCTACTGTCTGCCAGTCGCGACAGGAAATATATTCAATTTTTGCAGGTAGAAGAGTTTGATTTAATAATTGCAATACACCGTCAGACCAAATAATAGATTGCAGCACAAATCATTCACTCCTGTGATTGCTTATAATTGGAATCCGCCATATTCTGCCAGTGCATGCCGGCAAGTACAATCGGCGTCCGGGTCAATTAGGGAAATAGTTTCCATAATGAGGCGCTTGATATTCTCTGTATTGGCTTTCATAGTGTCCAAAACTTCACCGTGCGTGAGTGGCTGAGCCGATATACCTGCAGCGTAGTTTGTTACCATTGAAACAGTGGCGTAACACATTTCTGCTTCACGGGCTAATACCACTTCCGGGACATTGGTCATGCCCACAACATCACCGCCCAATTTCGCAAACATGGCGATTTCTGCCGGTGTTTCAAACCGTGGCCCCTCAGTGCACACATAGGTACCTTCCGTATGTATAGCAATGCCGATTTTCTTTGCCGCTTCTTCAAGCTTACGGCGCAGCTCAGGGCAATAGGGCTCAGTAACGTCCACATGGACGACGCCCCTTTCTCCTCCTTCATAAAAAGTATTAACCCTGTTTTTAGTGAAATCGAGAAATTGGTTAATCAGGACGAAATCGCCCGGTTTCATGGCCGTGTTGAGCGAACCTACGGCCGTTGTTGCCAGAATGGCTTGTACACCGATTTTTTTCATCGCCCAAATATTGGCGCGATAATTGATTAAATGCGGTGGTATCGAATGTTTGCTCCCATGACGAGGAATGAACGCAATCGCTTGTCCGGCATATTCACCCACTTTATACCGCACCGCGCCGTAAGGCGTAAGAATTTCCTCCTCGCGCACGTTTTCCAAAATACGCGGATCATAAACTCCTGTACCGCCAATAATGGCCAATTTTGTCACAGTTATCACCTACACAGTCTTTATGCAAAAACGTATAACTATATTTTACTATATTTTGCTAT
Encoded proteins:
- the mtnP gene encoding S-methyl-5'-thioadenosine phosphorylase; protein product: MTKLAIIGGTGVYDPRILENVREEEILTPYGAVRYKVGEYAGQAIAFIPRHGSKHSIPPHLINYRANIWAMKKIGVQAILATTAVGSLNTAMKPGDFVLINQFLDFTKNRVNTFYEGGERGVVHVDVTEPYCPELRRKLEEAAKKIGIAIHTEGTYVCTEGPRFETPAEIAMFAKLGGDVVGMTNVPEVVLAREAEMCYATVSMVTNYAAGISAQPLTHGEVLDTMKANTENIKRLIMETISLIDPDADCTCRHALAEYGGFQL